One region of Erwinia tracheiphila genomic DNA includes:
- a CDS encoding WapI family immunity protein, translating to MIEIICGNRQLKVTPYERECNPDNDDWINAWIEFSVPELKTEFKTAFTVYELSQLKNGVENIYQSIVSVNESFTVNFDSLENRMNISFIKIHSEHVEVNLVLRPEDHAESIKVTDTFYIDQSYFPALLSGLDEMINWPE from the coding sequence ATGATCGAAATTATTTGTGGAAACAGACAGCTAAAAGTTACTCCTTATGAAAGAGAGTGTAATCCAGATAATGATGACTGGATAAACGCATGGATTGAATTTAGTGTGCCTGAATTGAAAACGGAATTTAAAACAGCATTTACGGTTTATGAACTTTCACAATTAAAAAATGGAGTTGAAAATATCTATCAAAGCATAGTTTCTGTAAATGAATCATTTACTGTAAATTTTGATAGTCTGGAAAACAGGATGAATATTTCTTTCATTAAAATTCACTCAGAGCATGTCGAAGTTAATTTGGTCTTGAGACCAGAAGATCATGCAGAAAGCATCAAAGTAACGGACACATTTTACATTGACCAGAGCTACTTTCCGGCGTTACTGTCCGGCCTCGACGAGATGATTAACTGGCCTGAATGA
- the ykgO gene encoding type B 50S ribosomal protein L36 codes for MQVLSSLASAKKRHKDCKVVRRHGRIYVICKSNPRFKAVQGRKKKKR; via the coding sequence ATGCAGGTTCTTAGCTCATTAGCATCAGCCAAAAAACGCCATAAAGATTGTAAAGTGGTGCGTCGGCATGGCCGCATATACGTTATTTGCAAAAGCAACCCACGCTTCAAAGCGGTACAGGGAAGAAAGAAAAAGAAACGATAA
- a CDS encoding type B 50S ribosomal protein L31, whose amino-acid sequence MKEDIHPDYRIVAFHDTSVDTYFIVGPTVRTERTVELNGKILSYVTLDVSSASHPYYTGKQKEFAKEGSARRFNQRFGRFFSGAK is encoded by the coding sequence ATGAAAGAAGACATTCATCCTGATTACCGCATCGTGGCATTTCACGACACCAGTGTTGATACTTATTTTATTGTTGGTCCCACTGTCAGAACTGAACGGACGGTAGAGCTCAATGGAAAAATATTATCTTATGTAACACTGGATGTATCCTCCGCTTCGCATCCCTACTACACCGGTAAGCAAAAAGAATTTGCAAAAGAAGGTAGCGCTCGCCGTTTCAATCAGCGCTTTGGTCGCTTTTTCTCTGGCGCAAAATAA